AGCTTTAGctagtactccctccgtttcaaattatatatcgttctagagcaaaatttttgtttcaaaataagtgtcgttttcggttttcaatgcaaaatttattgaaaatattctctattctatttttatattggttgatgtgtattggtaatagtatttttattttggaaatatgtaaaattaaatattttcttaatatgtgtgcaaagacttagaacgacaaataatatgaaacggagggattATTTATTTAGTTGTTGATCATGTGACGTTTAGGTTTTAAATTAGTGGAGTACCTTTTTAGTGAAGTTAATTTTTATTGCATTTGCCTAAGACGAGTCCTATTGTTTCGACGTCTGGAAGAAAAAGTAGCCCCAACAACGCTATAGGTATCCCTCGATCAAAACGAACAATCGCCACAAATGTTCTGATTCCTACTTAACAACTTGGTTCTCTCAGTTTCAAAGTCAGAAGAAGCTGCTACCTCCTCCTCCGTCAGATTTTCACTCTTACAAATCCAACGTCTCTCTAAACGCCATGTCCCAAACTCGTTTGTTCTTATTAAAGTTTGGTAATGTTTCTGACACTGTTCACTTTTTCTCCCTTGTacttttgtgtttgttttttttcacctGAGAAGTCtgagtttctttctttctttaatttttGTTCGCCTTTTTCACCCCAAGAATTTCTCCGTACgattattttgagttttttttttttttgaaaaaataataattgaaaaggTTTTTTGAACCAATCCATAAcgtgatcattttattttttgattaaatcCAAAGTTCTTATGATCATGATGACATTATCGTCAGAGTCAAAAAGAGACAAAGATTGAGTGGTTCCTATTTTTCCATTGGATTCTTCAGTATCTCGAATTATTTTTTACCGCTCTAAATAGggaatattagttttataacttttattCATGACAGTAACGCGGAATAGTGTCCAAGTACGTACATTCTCATAAACATTTTAGTAATTattatatcttttaatatttgaataatGTGGCTTCATACATAAAGATAAACTctgtatatctttttttttttgaaaagggaaaagggttaaacccgggtcaatgatgacacaagcctaacccccggggtggaggtacagcccacggatagaccctctcctgggcattcaaatgagtcgaaagcattaactcatatccgtgtggccggtggggtttgaacccgggTTCGCCTTATTGGGTTTCTTAATTCCCTCAAGCGCCACTaggccaccaccaccggttAACTCTGTATATCTTCATATATAGTAAATTTAGGTTTTGGCAGGAGGGAATCTTCCTTCTATCAAAATGACAAATAAGTGTGAAACGAATACTGCCACAAAATGAAgaatgaatatataaaagagttaagttaaaaactaaaatgtttttttttttaaactgaataCAAAGTTCTCAAAATGAAAAGATTTGTATATATAGCTCTTTTATGAGTTTATACTCTTCCTTTTTCTTAAATTAgacttttcttttattaatgGGTTTTGCTGTACTAATTCAGCGAGTCGATGTAATAAGAAATCGAATAAAGGTTACCAATCCAAAATATTTATCGTGCTGGCTATAGTCAAAGATCTATAATCCAATAAGATCAAGCAACTTTATTGACCACGTTATTACCACATCAGGATAATTGTATATTCATGACATTAGACCCATTATCGTTTTCAAAAAAGGTATTGTTTGAAGTCTAATCACGGCTATAGAAGAGCATAAACGTTGCAAAATGCCATATGGAGCCAGATAAATTTGAGTAGCGAAGAACTATGTGAAGTATACTCAGATCTGTTGACCACAAACAACCTCAGATCTTTGaccaaataaattttcattggttggtatttaattattttccagACATTGAAAGTGACTATTCGATTTAATCCCAACAAAATAATTGTACGTCTCGACACATCGACCCTCCAGATTGTGGCATAATATTTTCACTTTCCTACAAAATGTTCGATGTGTTCAATTTTATTCATTACAGACGGACATACACACGTCACACTTTGAAgttcaaattatttatacatCTGTATACACGAGTtatcaaattaataataatactagatcatgacccgctcgaccgagcgggaatcaaacttttttatctttatttgtactaaatattatacatgtttgcaaatgtattaatataaaattttgataaataacaatgtgtactaatgtgtttaaataagcaatgtgtttaattactaaatttgatttttaaaatttatgataatttaaagtagattttttatatattattttgaatatatagtgctatattttgtattttcaatatttatcatacaaaacttacattggggtattatttatatgaaaatatatgtaacataatatatttatatattatataaaaatatctacgattttcgcaaaggccatgcgcactcgcacgggttttatttttaaaatgtattctgtattgtttagttttatgtagtatcgagtttgtataattcaattttctgtttaaagaacaataccaaaactgtctttcgtatgtaaaaataatattttgcaagcgcgagttatgtctttttattgtaacacaaaatttgatataaaacttatgtttttgtacattacgaagtttaattttttaaaataactattacataatttgaaattgaattttatcactgaggtctaatatattttgtctgtaatggttcaaagcattttcgatatatattatatttcagtttggtttgtttttagtattattgtataagtataatactatacaatattactatattctatacaatatataaagctatgtgttatttgttttagaaagtagattaggcccaaggtagttaaaaaatagtcaaatctTTATGTATATGTCTATGatttatctacctaatgttattcgtactaataaaatcaatatggccaatgaagtatactgatcaatttaaaatgaattgtatagggtaattctagtaagattaatatttagtattcttagtatctatcttatttaaatcgacatgtaataaatttgaaactatatatggaatatggaaaaggaattgtatttaaggaaatacatcaatgcaaagttagactatggtacgtattatgtATAaggaatgagacatttaatttaaatatatgaggtccacctttaaaatctacatagaagaagttgtaatgtttctgatttaataagatagatattaattatcaaaagaATCTCTTTCTCACAATGTACTAGTATAGAAACTTGTAGCAACAACCTAGAGTAGAGAATCAAACTGATATAATACCAAAACAAATATGGAATATAGAATATTAGAATGCATGAGATCTAAGCTAGGAATCATGTTTATGCCAACAGACAAGCATAGCCACACACCTTCTCATGATATAAAACCTTCCCTTTTGTTCTTTGGCCAAGCTACTGTATTTTTGGGTAATGGAAGATGACGATGATCCTTTCTCTTTCTTGGATGAGCTTCTGGAGatggaggatgaagaagatggcACTGAGCATTTGGTGGATGAGCTCCGTATGAATACAGGAGCCTTTGTGGATGAAGCACTTGTTGAGAAGCTTCTAGAGAACTTGGATTTAGAGGAACTAGAAGATGAGCACGATGCAGCTGATGCATCCTTTTTCGACACCTTCCACTTATCGTCCATGTCTGTGTCTGATCAAGAAGGAAGAAAGGATGTAGAGGGAGAGAGATAGAGCTTCTGACTCAGTTGGAGGCCGGtctctatttttatatatataaaacttgaTTGTGAGTTCGTTGTGATTGTGAGTTCGTTGTGATTGAGCTTAAAGGAAAGTAGTGATCTAGAGAGAGTGACAGAGTGAGAGAGTAGAGAGATGTTTATATATGGTGAGTGctatacaaaataaaactaaatggAAAAAATGGACATGATGAAGGCAAGAAAATGAACTGGAATATTGAATATAATTCGCTTGGCCTGATAAGCCCACTTTCTTATTTTAATGCTATCgtttgttgaacaaaaaaaaaaagcttggcTTCGGTAATGTggaacaattttttatttagcaCTGATCCCTTCACACATATTTAGCCTAATTAAACTTGCATGTACGAGACCATTATAATACAGTAAAATATAAGCATATATTAATACCTGACTATAAAGGTTCAAATGATTTTAGTTgtataaaaaaagttatttcTATGATGACGAAGTATTTCCatactatttctttttttaacctTAGTCATAGGGTTTTTCTCATGACGGAAACAGTGTCTTTTCATTTTTTACATTTCATCAATCTTTTTACATTCGGCATAtaactaaaatgtaaaaaaataatcgTGATGGCTAGAGCCAGCCCTGAAATTATagaattttgaaacaaaatagaaaatgggagtctatattttatttataaaatttcacaaaacttgttttaaaaatagaatatttttgtataatgaataaatatgatataaagtAGTTGAAAAAACATATTTGTCAAAAGAATAAATGAAAACCCATTAATcaaagataaattttattttgttatttttatgatttaaaatgatTAGGTTTTGCATTTGTTATTATTAACTGAGACAGATTACAAATTGattgtaaaaatatatgaatttttattttatttggagaTCTGTAAAATTGGGGGGCCTGAGACCGAAGTTTTAGCTTCACGTCATCATACAttatatcttaaattttaataagttgtttttttttaaaataaaagtcacGTCGGATAGTTTTAAAGTGCTTTTTTATGAGAATTAGCTTAGTAAGTGCTAacaagaaattttatttttctccttagctttttttttttttgcttttcagtcttttattttatgaatatttgtTTACCCATAGTACATATTTTTAATAGGTTAAAAGTATTTTCCGTAAATAAGGCCTGCGTATAACGTCCAGTACGGACATAAAGCATGCTGGTTATACAATTAAGGACGTTGTTAACACAACTGGCTGGCATTCTTctctttgatattttatatttattttaagttgttgGTTAAGTTTTTCTTCTTAATATATGGACAGCTTTTTACTTTTACTTGTTTAATTTTAGATTAGTTCCTTGATTGCTCAACACCACTAGGTTTGCTACGTTGGTCCTAAGAAGCAAGGGCTCGTGATCATCATTTTTGCTTTGTAGGTTCCACATTTTCAAAGTGTCTTTTGGAGCTCCATATATAAATATGGACCAGTGTCGctggaaaaagaaaacaagactTTGTTAGTACGTAGCCTGTTATATAATTAACCGTCacgtgtgagagagagagaccacaATAAATTCTATCCATccatacatacatatatgtttGTTATAGTTCTATAACTGAAAGTCTATTTACGCAAATGAAACTGCCAGAAAGGGACGGGAACCATAGAAAATTGTAAAAACTGATTACATTCTAAATCTAGTTGGTTTTAGTTTTAGAGTAAAGCTTCGGCAAACTAATTTATATAGCATTTTGACCGGTGATAAGAAATACGGTATATTTGACGGTTCACCACATGAGGTAAATATAAGTATTGTTTTACGGAGGATCCAACATAGGATATTTTGTCGACCGATTCAAGTAGTACTGCTTGAACATAGTGCCTTAAACAGAACTATTTATAAACCGGTGCCACTAAATAGATCTCAAAGATATTAAACGACTTCAAAATACTTTTAAGAGAAAATTCTAGAACgatatacatattattatatcatAGTTATTATTCTCTTTGGTATGTATAGTggttgatgttttttttttttgagaaagggcttaTGTATAGTGGTTGATGTTAAAAAAGAGAAGACATCATTTTCAAATTTGTCTACAAACGTCTAAATTATAGGCGGGGTCTTGTCCCTCGAATTATATGAATCAGTGGTCTACAACTATAAGAGTTCTTCAAAACGAAAACATTAACATTTTGGGAGTATTGTGTGGGAGTGTTAGGAGAGAAAGGGGCAAAGAGGGACGGGAAGAAAAGTAAATCTTACGATAAAAAGTTTTGAAATCGGGACCAAGAGTAGACAGCTATGGTCTAATAATATTCCACATGTTTTTTTCACTTGTGTTTTCGAAACAGCCTGGGTTTCCCGATAACAACTTATTCAAACTAACCACAGTATATTACTAACACTATGCGTACGTACCTTCTACCACTTTTATCTACGTTTTGTAACACATGGAGTTTAATAAAAACAGACAGCAAACTGGGCTATTGCTTATGTTTACAATAAACCCTGGATACTTTGGCTagtcaaatcaaaattaaattactcTACTTGTTTTGAAGTAACATTAAACTCTGAGTTTGCATTATGATGATTTCAGAAGATATGCCAGAATAAATTTAAGTATACTTCAAATTTTTACAGCTATTGAAACCATTTCTTGAACGTGATAACTCATAAACTTACTGGAGTGGAAGACTAATTGCTATCCCGTGTATGCCATTAGCCAGAATAGTTAAAGACTTTAAATCTTTCTCTCTATCATTGTGTAACTGATGCCACATAACAACAAACATTCCGTTCATCCATATGAGGAAGGCCTACGTAAAATGTCCAATACTACAGCCAGACTACAACAAATAGTAACATAAAGATCgtttatatacaaaaagaagaagatatatagAGCCCACCCCGACATACAACGACACTAAAATCACACAAATTTAACACAAATCAAGATCATTACGCAAACATGTTCAGCTAATCCTTATCAATATACATCACACAAGCCTAGGCTTCACATGAAGCTcacaaatatatacattaattagcCGTATTCAAACCCAACCCCCCGTTTAAAACAAAACCTCAACCCATCTAGGAACGGGACTACTTATATAGATAATGAACCAAAGCTGGTGGTTAGCAGTCTAAGCGCAGCTTTCTTGCCGTCTGGAGGGTGCCACCGCCGTGAAGAACAGCTCAAGATCCGGAGGCTGGAAGTAACCGTTCTTAGGTGGTCCTGTCTTCTTCCCAAAGTGTATCGATCTTTTCCTTCTCAGCGGAGGTGGACACGGCGGATAAGCTGGTATTCTGCATTCTTCACGTGTAGGCGTCGTGCATCCCACACCGTAGACATCATCATCAACCACCACCTTCTCGCCGTCGTAGCAACTAAACCCTTTGTCCATTTCTTCTTCTATTCTCTCGCACTCTTCTGCTAACTACTCTTAATTAAAAGTCTTAATTGCTTCTTTAGTACTCTGGTTTTGGTGCGACGTAGCTTGTTCTGGAAGTTGCTAGGAGTCGTATTACAAACTGACACGTGGAGGAACATAATGCTACGTGGCAGAACATAGGTGAATTCAGGTGGAAATGTTGACACACAATTGACTCGACTGGAGTTTAAAAATATGGGCCGTTTATAATGTAGCTTCTTAATTCAATGCAGGCCCATTTAATTATCTTCGCCTCTAATCATACATTGACCGAACCACGGTTTGGAATGGATCTGATATAAAGAATAACCGGCTGGGTTAAAATTGAAGATAACAAACCAGTTACAATTAACCAGGGAGCAACAATATATGCGAGAGTCAAACGCGTTGGTGTCTTGTCTCCCAAGCATCATCTTACAGTCTCTTTCAACAAAACTCtataaagatccaaactttgaCTCTGTGCAATGATAGATGAGATCCGAGAGTGGGTGGCCAAAGCTTACAAGCTAACGGTTGAGATAATAGAGGAACACAAAGAGCAAATGGCTCAGATCGCTGAGCCATTGCTTGAGAAAGGAGGTTCTGCATTAGGATGATCTTGCTAAAGTTTTAGGTGAACGCCTGTTTAAGTCTGGTGAGACGACAAATTGCGACAGGTTTAAATCCAGATTTGAAGAGACAGAGAAGAAGAGCCAGGAGGGGCCTGTAACGGTGAAGCCTGCGGAGGATGATGGTGCTCCACCGCTTGAGCCACATGTGGTTCCGACACAGACATCCAAATGGTTACtcaatgtaaattatatggAAGGCAATAACAAGACAATGCATTATGTTTGTttgaccacaaaaaaaaaacagtgcaTCATGTTTTATCTATCTACTAGATACAAGTCATACAACATGCAGACTTCACTACCTGATTTGATTTAGTTTCTGTACTAAAAATCCAGTTAACCTCTTATTGCTTTCAACATGTGATACATAAAATGACATGTTGCAGACAGAGCAAAGGAAAACCaagtagaagaagaaacaaacaaaacattaaatacaaaattaagtGTTACATATTTGACtgtaacacaaaaaaaaagctaagaAGGGAcccaacaagaagaagagaacagGATGCGACCTTTCCAACCTTGCAAGAACCAATTGCTATCTTCATCAAGCACAAAGTCTTTATGGTAACCCcacttcttcatcttcaccCTAAACGACTCCACAAGCTCCGCCTCCACAGGCTTCTGCTTAAACCCAGCTCTCACCATCCTCACCTGCCACTGCTTGTAAGTCTCGGGCCTCTCCACCCTATCAACTCCTTCGCAAGCGATCACGTTCATCACTTCCCTCCCGTAAAACTCCCCTTCGAAATGTATCCTCTCCGGGTTCTCCTTGGAGAGCGTCGAACCGAACATGTCCAAGAGCGACGAGTAATGAAACAGAGCTTCTTTGAACCGCGTGGTGAAGAAAGGCGCGTTGAAAGACCCGTTGACCGTCGAGCTGAGGAACACGTCGGGTTTCATGTCTCTGATCAGTTTCAAGAACCCGTCTCTAGGACAATCCTCTTCCCCTCCCGGAGTCACGTCCCTGAGGTTCTTGAGCCTGAGAGCAGTATTCACCGCGAGAACTTCGTCTGGTCGGATCTTGAACTCTTCCAAACGTATCGTCTCCCAGTTCTTGGACGCGATAGCGTTGTACTCGAACGGTACACCGAACCTTTTGCAATACTCCGTGAGTCTCCTCCCCGTATCCTCTATCCTCTCCGTGGGACGGAACCCGTTCTGAGGAAGCTCTACACCCGTTATCCTCAGCTTCTTCGGCCCGTTCTTGCTCTTCGACACGTGCTGTATAAACATAGGCCACTGGAAGCCATAGAGGATCCCAAAGTCTATCACGTGAAGCACGGAGGCATCTTTAGCCGCGTCGAGAATCATCTTGTTGGAGTAGAAATAGATCAGAGTCATGAACGGAGAGGAAGACAAGAACACGTGGTAGGACTTGAGGATCTGAGCGGCCGTTCGTTTCTTGGATGCGATGGAATCGTAGTAGCTCTGGATCGTAGCTCCAGAGCAGCTACCTTCCAGACGCGCCTGGAGCGCGTTCGCGAAGAAGTAGGCCAGCCTCTGGGAGGCGTCTCCCAGAGGCGTGCACTGCTTCCTTATCTGCCTTAGCAAGTCGTCGGCCGTGATCTTGTCCCCGGCCGAGATGGACTGCGCGCAGAGAGTGAGGAGCGTGCGGAAATCGAACGCTT
The Raphanus sativus cultivar WK10039 chromosome 1, ASM80110v3, whole genome shotgun sequence DNA segment above includes these coding regions:
- the LOC108855604 gene encoding small polypeptide DEVIL 9: MDDKWKVSKKDASAASCSSSSSSKSKFSRSFSTSASSTKAPVFIRSSSTKCSVPSSSSSISRSSSKKEKGSSSSSITQKYSSLAKEQKGRFYIMRRCVAMLVCWHKHDS
- the LOC130509736 gene encoding cyclin-dependent protein kinase inhibitor SMR5, with translation MDKGFSCYDGEKVVVDDDVYGVGCTTPTREECRIPAYPPCPPPLRRKRSIHFGKKTGPPKNGYFQPPDLELFFTAVAPSRRQESCA
- the LOC108852516 gene encoding scarecrow-like protein 31, which codes for MNSNFSGVVNGFEYYDVGFLPNQNPNLGFGVPSSSDFDLRLDHHHQPSIWVPATQQVQDFDIHHYHQQQQQKYSPPADEIDSENTLLKYVNQLLMEEETLADAEQTTLFYDSLALRQTEQMLQQVISDSHAQSPCAIHPNSITSSCCSSTTTTTGGGSGNYWSSNSNSSIGFETAGNSTEYYDDAVRDTVSFQGPNTFRGGFVQPASEILVRSMFTDTDSVMQFKKGLEEASKFLPNTDQWIFNHDQHEVKEDRVISRARRKNRHHEEEEEDLEEARSSKQSAVTVEEDGKLTELFDKVLLLDGESDPHVIEDGESVSSKPQVPKKEGGRTKRKSQAFDFRTLLTLCAQSISAGDKITADDLLRQIRKQCTPLGDASQRLAYFFANALQARLEGSCSGATIQSYYDSIASKKRTAAQILKSYHVFLSSSPFMTLIYFYSNKMILDAAKDASVLHVIDFGILYGFQWPMFIQHVSKSKNGPKKLRITGVELPQNGFRPTERIEDTGRRLTEYCKRFGVPFEYNAIASKNWETIRLEEFKIRPDEVLAVNTALRLKNLRDVTPGGEEDCPRDGFLKLIRDMKPDVFLSSTVNGSFNAPFFTTRFKEALFHYSSLLDMFGSTLSKENPERIHFEGEFYGREVMNVIACEGVDRVERPETYKQWQVRMVRAGFKQKPVEAELVESFRVKMKKWGYHKDFVLDEDSNWFLQGWKGRILFSSSCWVPS